A window from Ostrinia nubilalis chromosome 13, ilOstNubi1.1, whole genome shotgun sequence encodes these proteins:
- the LOC135077563 gene encoding nucleoprotein TPR isoform X1, with the protein MDASSAEAGAKNHLKDVLSETEFANLPNPVVEKINVYIDKKFEDYLTSKALHETSKSQIDDKINTLETTILELTAKYDDAAKKLQGSDETITELSRQVENLNLELEKAREKISRLENEAISFKSARDAAVDERNDLTRILQRRDVEIERLTANEVSISQQLRAAIDAKCEALALNDEIQSKELSLQYREKRIEQERVLLNSQISGLTEEVNRLTSELQTMRLNNTSRLVNLETQLAEKVEELNVANETISQLNEVKKNLNNRAESLTQRLMEQREIENKMTENYKKELDAKSKLADLFKTMHDDAEAKTLELTEGISELQRLLNEATEKYGELETKYKQAELDHEELMEKKNEVIASLKNELEHANDLLKAANAQNLDMALSDLAPSAATASKLLKSGMSLTQIYSQLVKVTDELAQEKEENRRLNITINTIVQELEEKAPLLQKQKADYEEAVESNTALTQQIDSLLIECNRLRDDYAETSKIANHYSRENAKLKGELADLGRQVCFLLKEIEHSRGGLLPNGDHDAHTTSNTTNSSDMSSSRIISKALVTFSDIQELQSNNQKLLRMVRELTEKQEEFERHKEQFESGELQSKIEALKNRVTELTEAQDRQTKMVNGLIRQRDMFKKLYHDHMKGKRHEISSVLESSDLDKGDTFMMESSPEKTKPVAVDTSGFEIKYRETEKHLELLKEEYKTYKEEKVTNERMLFEQIDNMRQEIAKLTAANSKCVSTSEYNNERLKILQTNITTYKKQITSLEEKNKAYNATIAKHEVSLQHLRDEALNAQSKLAAAEIQLENIKLESKLLKDAEVRLQTEKEILNRERQGQSLLLKNLELIKASLERVEAENRTKLESRLDEATRECSALRRRLQEEQDRFRELASHLERQTETAKSRMQEEKDAADVMRKEIAQLTQDLIDKSKSNEELVKKLQIALAPNTDGSFDTVKKIKELENKLCDRDNEIKSLQTQLTTAKEHIKQYCDISESAEKELKSLSNEYEKYKTETDIKLSDYAQKVQKLEDRCSELEAELSLHANGDHTASNTSLRNELTQAQDELKSALASFDQCRSELESARAEISKLSEAVQHAEEKYTHEMILHSSDIQTLTQVKEDLSKAQNQLNELVAMKNSAFEKLESEKLAWNEREKILISENEQLTQRLKDLNDQNSLLHDQIQALGTQLSVSHASKSHSESMNESANESINVSVSEEDGKSSEQLYQIVKYLRKEKDIAMAKFDILQAETMRLKSQLEITEKQLDDTKLSLAAERERSEVSMVTVNKQSDILRKVETLNALTDSNRILREERDQLTTRVEELSATVKDMDEKLAPMQEKLSDLTSKNETLQSENTSLKADCARWRTRVNALVERANKTSPEDWKRLQNERETLAKMLTNEKESVRKLNEELGAIKVEKVKLEEQYTVLSRQQGSLVEENKKLNEELQVLKDDVSRITEELTKLKSELASSVESNSKLNEELTSKDASLTDIRNKEMQIRKIAKKYKGQYEDLVKTVEEEKKKTEGEAVAADTALAESTKKLEEQLNELQSQLETEKTNNEKLKQDLETLRSSNLDKEEKAKQVLKQAKSKIVQLTELKNSLSRELDESRSKVGTIEQVAQSTRDEQDVRLALIKSQYEGRLSRVEKERGELQERVNMLQRQLAATQASASKQQATAEKTTTDPPTANIKPMAGVAQQSVTASRRGGETPLASIRPMAQVGPTAPHDAHSTEYMPASSSRPLPRAALAASTAPPESTQDMDTSEAGMGSSGASDSSTQPSSHSQAPQQAVALVMPRIEQPSGASSASAASVAVAAPSVAVAAPSASPAPPAQPLPGAGVAPQSMSVGTAAQMSGGVSTSHAPAGVSTSHAPAGVSTSHAPPGVSTSQPPPGVSTSQPPAGVSTSHAPPDARPAKRRLPARPVTAKRTRVQGFERSVEVEYQVPTSSRCDQDDEGVIVVDSEEDDERCTGTMYREGEEDEEDMEEEQEVEGGEEEEEGEGDDSENAGRQESPAQSPEAGEEGEESEPGEGGSGAAGEADSEPAPIQQIEAISSGTEPSGALSIGGNGGDDGDDSIVPSTPTLYVPRRTDGFGEAVVSPVGAGGGAGARFTFGEAGAASHHDTHADLAAALPPAHASVPHPPESRAEGGEGRDWEESRGEEETTAVSSQGSEPSSPHQIAEEGREAEASAPAPAAAPRRAPQHSPHAPHTRWMRAADSESGVRGRGMRSRGRPSRRSHNYMRF; encoded by the exons AAACCAGCAAATCTCAAATAG ACGATAAAATCAACACCTTAGAAACAACAATACTTGAACTAACTGCAAAATATGATGATGCTGCCAAGAAGTTACAGGGATCAGATGAAACAATAACAGAACTGAGTAGGCAGGTTGAAAACCTGAATTTGGAACTTGAAAAGGCCCGTGAAAAAATAAGCCGTCTTGAAAATGAGGCTATATCATTTAAAAGCGCTCGAGATGCTGCTGTGGACGAAAGAAATGACTTGACTCGTATTCTACAAAGGCGCGACGTTGAAATAGAGAGATTGACTGCCAACGAAGTTTCAATTTCCCAACAATTGCGTGCCGCTATTGACGCCAAATGTGAAGCATTGGCACTGAATGATGAAATTCAAAGTAAAGAACTTTCCCTACAATATCGCGAAAAAAGGATTGAACAAGAAAGAGTATTATTGAATTCGCAAATTTCTGGCCTCACAGAAGAGGTCAATAGACTTACATCTGAGCTACAAACTATGCGACTTAATAATACAAGTCGTTTGGTTAATTTAGAAACACAGTTAGCTGAGAAAGTTGAGGAATTGAATGTTGCCAATGAAACTATTTCTCAACTCAATGAAGTGaagaaaaatctaaataatCGCGCTGAAAGTCTTACGCAACGTTTAATGGAACAAAGagaaattgaaaacaaaatgaCTGAGAACTATAAAAAAGAACTGGATGCCAAATCTAAACTTGCGGATTTATTCAAAACTATGCATGATGATGCTGAAGCAAAGACCTTGGAATTGACTGAGGGAATATCTGAACTGCAAAGATTATTAAATGAAGCAACTGAAAAATATGGTGAACTTGAAACTAAATATAAACAAGCAGAGTTAGACCACGAAGAATTGATGGAAAAGAAAAACGAAGTAATCGCATCATTGAAAAATGAACTAGAACACGCGAATGATTTACTAAAAGCTGCCAATGCTCAAAATCTAGATATGGCTTTAAGCGATTTAGCACCATCAGCAGCAACTGCCAGTAAACTTTTAAAATCTGGGATGTCATTGACTCAGATCTATTCACAGCTAGTTAAAGTGACTGATGAGTTAGCTCAAGAAAAAGAGGAAAACAGACGGCTAAATATAACAATTAATACCATTGTACAAGAGTTGGAAGAGAAAGCACCACTCTTGCAGAAACAAAAAGCTGATTATGAAGAAGCTGTAGAAAGCAACACAGCTCTCACTCAACAAATAGATTCACTCTTGATTGAATGCAATAGACTGAGGGATGATTACGCCGAGACCTCGAAAATAGCTAACCATTATAGCCGAGAAAATGCGAAATTAAAGGGAGAATTAGCTGATTTAGGAAGGCAAGTTTGCTTCTTACTAAAAGAAATTGAGCATAGTCGTGGAGGACTTTTACCGAATGGTGATCATGATGCTCATACTACTTCAAATACTACCAATTCTTCAGACATGAGTTCGTCTCGTATCATTTCTAAAGCTTTAGTAACATTTAGTGATATTCAGGAACTTCAGTCCAACAACCAAAAGCTCTTAAGAATGGTTCGGGAGTTAACAGAGAAACAGGAAGAGTTTGAACGCCACAAAGAGCAGTTTGAGAGTGGAGAATTGCAAAGTAAAATAGAAGCTTTGAAGAATCGTGTTACTGAATTAACTGAAGCCCAAGATAGACAAACCAAAATGGTTAATGGCTTGATTAGACAAAGAGATATGTTCAAAAAATTGTATCATGATCACATGAAAGGAAAACGCCATGAAATCTCATCTGTTTTGGAGTCTTCTGATTTAGATAAAGGGGATACATTCATGATGGAATCATCACCCGAGAAAACTAAACCTGTTGCCGTCGATACTTCTGGTTTCGAAATCAAGTATAGGGAAACTGAAAAGCACTTGGAATTGCTCAAAGAAGAGTATAAAACCtataaagaagaaaaagttACTAATGAAAGAATGTTATTTGAACAGATTGACAACATGAGACAGGAGATAGCTAAACTTACTGCAGCAAACAGTAAGTGCGTTTCTACTTCGGAATATAACAATGAACGTCTGAAAATCCTGCAAACAAATATAACAACATACAAAAAGCAAATTACTTctttagaagaaaaaaataaggcATATAATGCTACTATTGCAAAACATGAAGTATCGTTGCAACACTTGCGAGATGAAGCTCTGAATGCTCAAAGTAAACTTGCTGCAGCAGAAATTCAACTTGAGAATATAAAGCTTGAAAGTAAATTGCTTAAAGACGCTGAAGTGCGTCTACAAACAGAAAAAGAAATACTGAATCGTGAAAGACAAGGCCAGTCTTTACTGTTGAAAAACCTAGAATTGATTAAAGCTAGTTTGGAGCGTGTTGAGGCTGAAAATCGCACTAAATTAGAGTCAAGATTAGATGAAGCCACAAGGGAATGTTCAGCCTTAAGAAGACGACTACAAGAGGAACAAGATAGATTTAGGGAACTGGCATCCCATTTAGAACGTCAGACCGAAACGGCTAAGTCACGTATGCAGGAAGAAAAAGATGCGGCTGATGTGATGAGAAAAGAAATTGCTCAACTTACTCAAGATTTGATTGATAAAAGTAAATCCAATGAGGAACTTGTGAAAAAGCTTCAAATTGCTCTTGCACCAAATACTGATGGCTCATTTGATACTGTTAAAAAGATAAAAGAACTTGAAAATAAGTTATGTGACAGAGACAATGAAATCAAATCTCTTCAAACTCAATTAACTACAGCAAAGGAACACATTAAACAGTATTGTGATATATCTGAAAGTGCAGAAAAGGAACTCAAGAGTCTTAGTAATGAATATGAGAAATATAAGACTGAGACAGATATTAAACTATCCGATTACGCACAAAAAGTCCAAAAATTGGAAGACAGGTGTTCAGAATTAGAAGCTGAATTATCGCTTCATGCTAATGGTGATCATACTGCCAGTAATACTTCTTTGCGTAATGAACTGACGCAAGCCCAAGATGAATTGAAGTCTGCGCTTGCTAGTTTTGACCAATGTCGCTCAGAGCTTGAAAGCGCACGGGCTGAAATTTCGAAACTATCGGAAGCTGTACAACACGCAGAAGAAAAGTATACACACGAAATGATTTTGCATTCCTCTGATATACAAACACTTACACAAGTAAAGGAAGACCTTTCTAAAGCACAAAATCAACTTAATGAGCTGGTAGCGATGAAAAACAGTGCGTTTGAAAAACTAGAGTCTGAAAAGCTGGCCTGGAATGAAAGAGAAAAAATTCTTATTAGTGAAAATGAACAATTAACACAGCGTTTGAAAGATTTGAATGATCAAAATTCATTATTGCATGATCAAATACAGGCTTTAGGTACACAGTTGTCAGTGAGTCACGCGTCAAAATCGCATTCAGAGAGCATGAATGAATCCGCAAATGAGAGTATCAATGTGTCAGTGAGTGAAGAAGATGGAAAATCATCGGAACAGCTGTATCAAATAGTGAAATACCTGCGTAAAGAAAAGGATATCGCTATGGCTAAATTCGATATCTTGCAAGCTGAAACGATGAGACTAAAGTCTCAGCTTGAAATCACTGAAAAGCAACTAGATGACACAAAACTGTCATTAGCTGCTGAGAGAGAAAGATCAGAGGTTTCCATGGTCACAGTGAATAAGCAGTCTGATATTTTAAGGAAAGTAGAAACCTTAAATGCCTTGACAGATAGCAACAGGATATTGAGAGAAGAACGCGATCAATTGACAACCAGAGTAGAGGAGCTCTCGGCGACTGTGAAGGATATGGATGAAAAATTAGCACCAATGCAGGAGAAATTGTCTGATCTCACATCTAAAAACGAGACACTGCAGTCTGAGAACACTTCATTGAAAGCTGATTGCGCCAGATGGAGAACTAGGGTAAATGCTTTGGTTGAAAGAGCTAACAAAACTAGTCCTGAAGATTGGAAACGACTTCAAAATGAACGGGAGACTTTAGCTAAAATGCTAACAAACGAAAAAGAATCTGTCAGAAAACTTAACGAAGAGCTTGGTGCTATTAAAGTAGAAAAGGTTAAATTAGAAGAGCAATATACAGTGCTTTCACGTCAGCAAGGCAGTTTAGTGGAAGAGAATAAGAAACTGAATGAGGAACTGCAGGTCCTCAAAGACGACGTGTCGCGAATAACCGAAGAACTAACAAAACTTAAATCGGAACTTGCGTCGTCTGTCGAATCAAACTCTAAACTAAATGAAGAACTGACTAGCAAAGATGCATCTCTAACCGACATTAGAAATAAAGAAATGCAAATAagaaaaattgccaaaaaatATAAGGGTCAATATGAAGATTTAGTTAAGACTGTAGAAGAAGAGAAAAAGAAAACTGAAGGAGAAGCTGTAGCTGCTGACACAGCACTCGCTGAAAGTACTAAGAAACTGGAAGAACAACTGAATGAGCTTCAGTCGCaattagaaacagaaaaaaccaACAATGAAAAACTAAAGCAGGATCTTGAAACTCTCAGAAGCAGCAACTTAGACAAAGAAGAAAAGGCCAAACAAGTATTAAAACAGGCTAAAAGTAAAATAGTGCAGCTAACCGAATTGAAAAATTCACTGAGCAGGGAATTAGACGAATCCCGGAGCAAAGTAGGAACCATCGAGCAGGTCGCCCAAAGCACGCGAGATGAGCAAGACGTGCGATTGGCTCTTATAAAATCCCAGTACGAGGGGCGTCTGTCTCGGGTCGAGAAGGAGCGCGGCGAGCTGCAGGAGCGAGTCAACATGCTGCAGAGGCAGCTGGCCGCCACCCAGGCCTCGGCGTCCAAGCAGCAGGCCACCGCCGAGAAGACTACCACTGACCCACCCACTGCCAACATTAAACCGATGGCTG GCGTAGCCCAGCAGAGCGTGACGGCGAGCCGGCGCGGGGGCGAGACGCCGCTGGCGTCCATCCGGCCCATGGCGCAGGTGGGCCCCACGGCGCCGCACGACGCCCACAGCACCGAGTACATGCCCGCGTCCTCCTCGCGCCCGCTGCCGCGCGCCGCGCTCGCCGCCTCCACCGCGCCGCCCGAGTCCACGCAG GATATGGATACAAGCGAAGCTGGCATGGGCAGCTCGGGTGCAAGCGACAGCAGCACCCAACCTTCATCCCATTCCCAAGCCCCACAACAA GCCGTGGCGCTGGTGATGCCGCGCATCGAGCAGCCCAGCGGCGCCAGCTCGGCGAGCGCGGCCAGCGTGGCCGTGGCGGCGCCCAGCGTGGCCGTGGCCGCGCCCAGCGcctcgcccgcgccgcccgcgcagcCGCTGCCCG GTGCAGGCGTAGCACCGCAGAGTATGAGCGTCGGCACCGCCGCTCAGATGTCGGGCGGCGTCAGCACTTCTCACGCGCCGGCTGGCGTCAGCACATCTCACGCGCCGGCCGGTGTTAGCACGTCGCACGCGCCGCCCGGCGTCAGCACGTCGCAGCCCCCGCCCGGCGTCAGCACGTCGCAGCCGCCCGCGGGCGTCAGCACGTCGCACGCGCCGCCCGACGCGCGCCCCGCCAAGAGGCGGCTGCCGGCCCGCCCCGTCACGGCCAAGAGGACGAGAGTGCAG GGCTTTGAACGGTCTGTAGAAGTGGAGTACCAAGTGCCGACTTCATCTCGGTGCGACCAGGACGACGAAGGCGTCATCGTCGTGGATTCCGAGGAGGACGACGAGCGGTGCACTGGGACCATGTACAGG GAGGGCGAAGAAGACGAAGAGGACATGGAGGAAGAACAGGAAGTGGAAGGAGGCGAGGAGGAGGAGGAGGGCGAGGGCGACGACAGTGAGAACGCCGGCCGACAG GAGTCGCCGGCGCAGTCCCCTGAGGCGGGCGAGGAGGGCGAAGAGAGCGAGCCGGGCGAGGGCGGCtcgggcgcggcgggcgagGCCGACAGCGAGCCCGCGCCCATCCAGCAGATCGAGGCCATCAGCAGCGGCACTGAGC CGAGCGGCGCACTGTCAATAGGCGGCAACGGAGGCGACGACGGCGACGACAGCATCGTGCCGTCCACGCCCACGCTCTACGTCCCGAGGAGGACCGACGG GTTCGGCGAGGCAGTGGTGTCGCCggtgggcgcgggcggcggcgcgggcgcgcgctTCACGTTCGGCGAGGCGGGCGCGGCGTCGCACCACGACACGCACGCCGACCTGGCCGCCGCGCTGCCGCCCGCGCACGCGTCCGTGCCGCACCCGCCCGAGTCCA GAGCCGAAGGTGGAGAAGGCCGAGACTGGGAAGAGTCCCGCGGTGAAGAGGAAACTACAGCAGTCAGTTCGCAAGGAAGCGAACCATCCTCGCCTCATCAG ATAGCGGAGGAGGGCCGCGAGGCGGAGGCcagcgcgcccgcgcccgccgccgcgccgcgccgcgcgccgcaGCACTCGCCGCACGCGCCGCACACGCGCTGGATGCGCGCCGCAG ACAGCGAAAGCGGCGTTCGAGGCCGTGGGATGCGTTCTAGAGGCCGACCTTCACGAAGATCACACAATTACATGAGGTTTTAG